One stretch of Schlesneria sp. DSM 10557 DNA includes these proteins:
- a CDS encoding prephenate dehydrogenase: MTESPFSSPLVKTVVIVGVGMIGGSLAAALKSRNVAERVIGVGRDPRRIESAREAGLIDEAVTDIRQVISCSDLVVFCTPVENLAADVLAAVADLCQTVADPGSCNSPKLPLMTDVGSVKGSICSQLTAIPQFIGSHPIAGSHRQGFEAANPNLFEDRLCILTPLPGSTADSVRRLEQFWQAIGMKTLQMSPEAHDEALAMTSHLPHVVASALAMTLSPENRHLTGSGFRDTTRIAAGDPDLWAGILLNNSQYVMRGIDDVIHRLSQVREALARNDVSEVRHQLALGQESRKSLDGTKNSTT, from the coding sequence ATGACTGAATCTCCGTTCTCGTCGCCGTTAGTGAAAACCGTCGTCATTGTCGGTGTCGGGATGATTGGCGGCTCTCTCGCCGCTGCATTGAAGAGCAGAAATGTTGCCGAACGCGTGATTGGTGTCGGCCGAGATCCGCGTCGAATTGAATCGGCTCGCGAAGCGGGCCTGATTGACGAGGCCGTAACCGATATCAGGCAGGTTATCTCCTGCTCGGACTTGGTCGTCTTCTGCACGCCTGTTGAGAATTTGGCTGCCGATGTGCTGGCCGCAGTTGCCGACCTCTGCCAAACCGTTGCCGATCCCGGTTCCTGTAACTCACCAAAATTGCCTCTCATGACGGATGTGGGAAGCGTCAAGGGGTCGATCTGCAGCCAACTGACGGCGATCCCTCAGTTTATTGGATCACATCCCATCGCAGGATCACATCGTCAGGGCTTCGAAGCGGCAAATCCGAATTTGTTCGAAGACCGGCTCTGCATCTTGACTCCCCTGCCGGGATCAACTGCGGATTCCGTTCGCCGTCTTGAGCAATTCTGGCAGGCGATTGGGATGAAAACACTCCAGATGTCTCCCGAGGCCCATGATGAGGCACTCGCCATGACGAGTCATCTGCCACACGTCGTCGCATCTGCATTGGCCATGACACTTTCTCCCGAAAACCGGCACCTGACAGGAAGTGGATTTCGCGACACAACTCGAATTGCCGCGGGTGACCCTGATCTGTGGGCGGGTATCTTGCTGAATAATTCTCAATACGTGATGCGGGGGATTGATGACGTGATCCACCGATTGTCACAAGTGCGGGAAGCACTCGCGCGGAATGACGTGTCAGAAGTCAGGCATCAGCTCGCATTGGGTCAGGAATCGCGTAAGAGTTTGGATGGGACAAAGAATTCCACAACCTGA
- a CDS encoding indolepyruvate ferredoxin oxidoreductase subunit alpha, with protein MAKAGSRKKLPKEVAVINADNCTGCEACLEVCPVDCIYKVQGESIPVLQSWCEIDVERCVGCEVCVHIPTKKSDPYELTVCPWDAIELVPTIEVAQYVANKGGPPDYLLKNWDRLVVPAQRMAELAAEQTAAKS; from the coding sequence ATGGCAAAAGCCGGTTCCCGTAAGAAGCTTCCAAAAGAAGTGGCTGTCATCAACGCAGACAATTGCACCGGCTGCGAAGCGTGTCTCGAAGTCTGCCCCGTTGACTGTATCTACAAGGTTCAGGGCGAATCGATACCAGTGCTGCAGTCCTGGTGTGAAATTGATGTCGAACGATGTGTGGGATGCGAAGTTTGTGTCCACATCCCCACGAAAAAGTCCGACCCGTACGAACTGACTGTCTGCCCTTGGGACGCGATCGAATTGGTCCCTACGATTGAAGTCGCTCAGTACGTTGCGAACAAGGGGGGGCCCCCGGATTACCTTCTTAAGAACTGGGACCGTTTGGTTGTCCCTGCTCAACGCATGGCCGAACTCGCTGCGGAACAGACGGCTGCGAAGTCCTAA
- a CDS encoding succinate dehydrogenase cytochrome b subunit, which translates to MTDSSVQSQTGLIDWLGLGWFFRLLSSSIGQKFVMGLTGLLLCGFLAAHLAGNLLLFVGPKAFNEYAHKLHEQWELLIVAETGLLILFLAHIYLAITTTIGNYKARRESYVLKQSKIPHRIIGANSWMFASGAVVLGFVILHLIDLRLGMRGSISYLPESDPEAPFKNTIAALSDPVSRVVYFVGAIVLGVHLSHGFASAFQSLGLNHPKYTPLIKIIGKVFAVVIAVGFASLAVFAPGMWK; encoded by the coding sequence GTGACGGACTCGAGCGTCCAGTCCCAGACTGGGCTGATTGATTGGCTGGGCTTGGGGTGGTTTTTTCGGCTGCTGTCCTCGTCGATCGGACAAAAGTTCGTGATGGGTCTGACGGGTTTGCTGCTGTGCGGCTTTCTTGCCGCACATCTGGCAGGTAACCTGCTGCTGTTTGTCGGCCCGAAAGCATTCAATGAGTATGCCCATAAGCTGCACGAGCAGTGGGAACTGTTGATTGTCGCAGAAACAGGTCTCCTGATTCTGTTTTTAGCCCACATCTACCTGGCCATCACGACGACGATTGGCAACTACAAAGCCCGTCGCGAGAGCTACGTCCTCAAGCAATCGAAGATTCCCCATCGCATCATCGGGGCGAACAGCTGGATGTTCGCATCAGGCGCTGTGGTATTGGGCTTTGTCATCCTCCACCTGATTGATCTGCGGTTGGGAATGCGAGGAAGCATCAGCTACCTGCCTGAATCCGATCCCGAAGCGCCGTTCAAAAACACAATTGCCGCGCTGAGTGATCCCGTCAGTCGCGTCGTCTACTTTGTGGGCGCGATTGTTTTGGGTGTTCACTTGTCGCACGGATTCGCCAGCGCGTTTCAGTCACTCGGCCTGAATCACCCGAAGTACACTCCGCTGATTAAAATTATCGGAAAAGTCTTCGCCGTCGTGATTGCCGTTGGATTCGCAAGCCTCGCGGTCTTTGCACCGGGCATGTGGAAATAG
- a CDS encoding succinate dehydrogenase/fumarate reductase iron-sulfur subunit — MSHAASKNLSLTLKIWRQAGPKQPGSLKTYNVSGISTDMSFLEMLDVLNEQLIAKGEEPVAFDHDCREGICGACGVVINGQAHGPDSGTTTCQLHMRRFQDGDTIVIEPWLAKAFPIVRDLVVDRSAFDRVIQAGGYVSVNTGNAPEANTTLVPHHVQQAAMGAAACIGCGACVASCKNASAMLFVSAKVSHLANVPQGQGERSKRVLKMVAAMDAEQFGNCTNTAECEAACPAGITLSNIAQLNREYMKAVMCSKE; from the coding sequence ATGAGCCACGCTGCTTCCAAGAACCTGAGCCTCACACTGAAGATCTGGCGACAAGCCGGTCCGAAGCAGCCAGGTAGCCTGAAGACTTACAACGTCAGCGGCATTTCGACTGACATGTCATTCCTGGAAATGCTCGACGTCCTGAACGAGCAGTTGATCGCCAAGGGTGAAGAACCTGTGGCGTTCGATCACGACTGCCGCGAAGGGATCTGCGGTGCCTGTGGTGTTGTCATTAATGGACAGGCACATGGACCTGATAGTGGCACCACCACGTGTCAGTTGCACATGCGCCGCTTCCAGGATGGAGACACGATTGTCATCGAACCCTGGCTGGCCAAGGCCTTCCCGATTGTCCGCGACCTGGTCGTAGACCGCTCTGCGTTCGATCGGGTCATTCAGGCTGGCGGTTACGTTTCCGTCAATACCGGGAATGCCCCCGAAGCCAATACGACGCTGGTCCCTCACCACGTACAGCAGGCAGCCATGGGTGCTGCGGCATGCATCGGGTGCGGGGCGTGCGTCGCATCCTGTAAGAACGCCTCGGCAATGCTCTTCGTTTCCGCGAAAGTCTCACACCTTGCCAATGTGCCTCAGGGACAAGGCGAACGCAGCAAACGCGTCTTGAAGATGGTCGCAGCAATGGACGCCGAGCAATTCGGAAACTGCACGAACACGGCCGAGTGCGAAGCCGCCTGTCCCGCCGGAATCACGTTGTCCAACATTGCTCAACTGAACCGTGAGTACATGAAGGCCGTGATGTGCTCTAAGGAATAA
- a CDS encoding PQQ-binding-like beta-propeller repeat protein produces MTRSLRVLTMVALVTVTAALPVHAQLKGDAPLPTHQQLTRIGLERAWWGQAVTNPHRDKVKHVSIDETIVYVQSSSGVTTAFDAENGQQLWAVQLGRFDQPSFAAISNETEAMIIVGSTMYGLDKRTGRTIWTLVLDGQPSTGPAADDTQVYYGTIDGMLHAYSLSKIQRLFEQRRLPQWSLEAQVWTFKAGKEITSPPITNGRVVNFASRDGSLYSISAANRKLIYQLETDQAIVAPLASHGSNMFMASEDLTFFALDLFKGKIRWEFTSGLPVRKAPVAFDNELYVIPDRGGLYSLDPNTGDRRWWKPDLTHFIAATGDAVAASDVDGNLVMISRENGAAIGSLPLHRFVVRPSNDRTDRIYMATEAGLVICLRQTGHSYPVYHRFPDRLPLLPEITPEEGEQAPVKEPVKEEAESSEMPEADPEQ; encoded by the coding sequence ATGACGAGATCCCTGCGGGTATTGACGATGGTCGCGTTGGTGACAGTGACGGCCGCTTTGCCGGTTCACGCCCAATTGAAGGGTGATGCCCCACTTCCGACACATCAGCAGCTGACTCGGATCGGATTGGAGCGGGCCTGGTGGGGACAGGCTGTCACCAACCCTCATCGGGATAAGGTGAAGCACGTTTCGATCGACGAAACCATCGTCTACGTGCAGTCTTCGTCCGGAGTCACGACCGCTTTCGATGCAGAAAACGGCCAGCAGTTGTGGGCAGTCCAACTGGGACGCTTCGATCAGCCGAGCTTCGCAGCGATTTCAAACGAAACAGAAGCCATGATCATCGTCGGGTCGACGATGTACGGTCTTGATAAACGGACTGGCCGCACGATCTGGACTTTGGTCCTGGACGGTCAACCGTCGACCGGTCCTGCTGCTGATGATACGCAGGTCTACTATGGTACGATCGATGGAATGCTGCATGCCTACAGTCTGAGCAAAATTCAGCGGCTGTTCGAGCAGCGTCGACTCCCTCAGTGGTCACTGGAAGCCCAGGTCTGGACGTTTAAAGCGGGAAAGGAAATTACTTCCCCTCCGATTACGAACGGGCGTGTTGTTAATTTTGCGAGCCGCGATGGTTCGCTTTACTCGATCAGTGCTGCCAACCGGAAGTTGATTTATCAGTTGGAGACTGATCAGGCGATTGTGGCTCCGCTCGCATCGCACGGAAGCAACATGTTCATGGCGTCGGAGGACCTCACGTTCTTCGCATTGGACTTGTTCAAGGGGAAGATCCGGTGGGAGTTCACATCGGGTTTGCCCGTTCGAAAAGCACCTGTCGCCTTCGATAACGAACTTTACGTTATTCCAGACCGCGGTGGGCTTTACAGCCTGGATCCGAACACCGGCGATCGACGGTGGTGGAAACCAGATCTCACACACTTTATTGCCGCCACAGGAGATGCAGTCGCGGCCTCTGACGTCGATGGGAATCTGGTGATGATTTCTCGGGAGAATGGAGCAGCAATTGGTTCGCTTCCGCTCCACCGGTTTGTGGTCCGACCAAGCAACGATCGAACCGATCGCATCTACATGGCGACTGAAGCCGGACTGGTGATTTGCCTTCGGCAGACCGGACATTCGTATCCCGTCTATCATCGGTTCCCTGATCGGCTGCCGCTACTTCCGGAAATCACGCCTGAAGAGGGTGAGCAGGCCCCAGTAAAAGAACCAGTCAAAGAAGAAGCCGAATCGTCAGAAATGCCCGAAGCCGATCCCGAGCAATAG
- a CDS encoding DUF1559 domain-containing protein: MNKPRAHHRQSYQGFTLIELLVVIAIIAVLIALLLPAVQQAREAARRTQCKNNMKQLGLALHNYLDVHGTFPIQYRLNSIPGALNQVSWIHNILPMIDQATIYNAWDSTFSWNSGPNGIQADPRTGPGGLTNPNSGSNPWLVGRGIPALNCPSDPSPASGGVAPGSRIINFAGGANNDLKIGITNYQGVLGSSWVSGTIQVTSGVWATSRFCGTFDSSPPAVQTQYPFRCPSGFMGRGNDGQGIPTRIRDITDGTSNSFMLGETSFNQNALSAWFWFNGVLATTAFQVNRPAECPEGLGRPLAQGWNACWTDWPNQQGFSSQHVGGAHFAMCDGSSRFISQNIDLGTYRSLGTIQGGEIIGEF; this comes from the coding sequence GTGAACAAACCACGTGCTCATCATCGTCAGAGTTATCAGGGATTTACGCTGATTGAATTGCTCGTCGTGATTGCCATCATCGCGGTGCTGATCGCTTTACTGCTGCCAGCAGTACAGCAGGCGCGCGAAGCCGCTCGCAGGACTCAGTGCAAGAACAACATGAAGCAATTGGGCCTCGCGCTGCATAATTATCTCGATGTCCATGGCACCTTTCCTATTCAATACCGACTCAATAGCATCCCAGGTGCTCTGAACCAGGTGAGCTGGATTCACAACATCCTGCCAATGATTGATCAGGCCACCATCTACAACGCTTGGGACTCGACGTTCTCATGGAACTCGGGGCCCAACGGGATTCAGGCAGATCCGAGAACTGGACCGGGAGGCCTCACGAATCCTAACTCAGGTAGCAATCCCTGGCTTGTGGGACGAGGCATCCCCGCACTCAACTGTCCTTCAGATCCCTCGCCCGCTTCTGGCGGGGTGGCCCCCGGATCCAGGATCATTAACTTCGCTGGTGGAGCCAATAACGATCTGAAAATCGGCATCACAAACTATCAAGGCGTCCTCGGTTCGAGTTGGGTGAGTGGCACGATTCAGGTCACTTCGGGCGTCTGGGCCACCAGTCGTTTCTGTGGCACTTTCGACTCTTCCCCCCCGGCGGTGCAGACCCAGTATCCATTTCGATGTCCTTCCGGGTTCATGGGTCGCGGCAATGATGGGCAGGGAATTCCCACGCGAATCCGCGATATCACTGACGGGACATCAAACTCGTTCATGCTGGGCGAGACCTCATTCAATCAGAACGCTCTGTCAGCATGGTTCTGGTTCAACGGAGTTCTCGCAACAACCGCGTTCCAGGTGAATCGACCAGCGGAATGCCCGGAAGGACTCGGTCGACCTCTCGCTCAAGGCTGGAACGCCTGTTGGACGGACTGGCCGAACCAGCAGGGATTCAGCAGTCAGCATGTGGGTGGAGCTCATTTCGCCATGTGCGACGGAAGCTCGCGGTTTATTTCCCAGAACATTGACCTGGGAACTTATCGGAGCCTGGGGACGATTCAGGGTGGAGAAATCATCGGTGAGTTCTGA
- a CDS encoding SDR family oxidoreductase: protein MRCLIFGCGYLGKRVAKRWVAKGHQVFAVTRFAANAESFQRESIQPLVADICEPATLSELPEVDLVLHAVGFDRSSGRTHEEVSCVALSNILRAIDNQRPRFIHISSTSVYGQSDGGWVDEDSLCQPELAGGERCLRAENLIRDQFFAGSLSGLQILRLAGIYGPGRLLSRIESLRAGVPFSGRGDAWLNLIHVDDAADAVIACAEGGGDFSVWNVVDDQPIPRATYFSTLARLVGAPEPVFDSAQPAARGSGGINKRVSNRKIREELGWRPQYSSIETGLPSAIRSAE, encoded by the coding sequence ATGCGATGCCTGATTTTCGGGTGCGGCTATCTGGGGAAGCGAGTTGCGAAACGCTGGGTCGCCAAAGGCCATCAGGTGTTTGCTGTGACGCGTTTTGCTGCAAATGCGGAATCGTTTCAGCGTGAGTCAATTCAGCCTCTGGTGGCGGATATTTGCGAGCCGGCGACTCTTTCGGAACTTCCGGAAGTCGATTTGGTCTTGCACGCTGTTGGCTTCGATCGCTCGTCAGGACGAACGCATGAAGAGGTGTCCTGCGTCGCACTCTCAAACATCCTGCGTGCGATCGACAATCAGCGTCCACGGTTTATTCATATTTCCAGCACCAGTGTTTACGGTCAGTCAGACGGGGGATGGGTGGACGAGGACTCCCTTTGTCAGCCGGAACTGGCCGGAGGGGAGCGCTGTCTCCGCGCTGAGAACCTCATCCGGGACCAGTTTTTTGCCGGAAGTCTTTCTGGACTACAGATCTTGCGTCTCGCCGGAATCTATGGTCCCGGGCGTTTGCTCTCGCGAATTGAATCACTGCGGGCAGGTGTCCCGTTTTCGGGACGTGGTGATGCGTGGCTCAATCTGATTCATGTCGATGACGCAGCCGATGCGGTGATTGCCTGCGCGGAGGGAGGGGGCGACTTCTCTGTGTGGAACGTGGTTGATGATCAGCCGATTCCGCGAGCCACGTATTTTTCGACCCTGGCACGACTCGTAGGGGCACCAGAACCCGTGTTCGATTCGGCGCAGCCTGCAGCACGGGGGTCGGGGGGAATCAACAAGCGCGTCTCGAATCGCAAGATCCGCGAAGAACTGGGATGGAGACCGCAGTACTCATCCATAGAAACCGGGCTACCGTCTGCAATTCGATCAGCGGAGTGA
- a CDS encoding fumarate reductase/succinate dehydrogenase flavoprotein subunit: MVTVADTPLDGRCPEGDIASRWDQRKRDLKLVAPNNKRKYTIIVVGTGLAGGSAAASLAELGYNVLSFCIQDSPRRAHSIAAQGGINAAKNYQNDGDSTWRLFYDTVKGGEWRARESNVYRLATLSTSIIDQCVAQGVPFAREYGGTLANRSFGGAQVSRTFYCGGQTGQQLLLGAYQAMMRQVNGGGVKLFTRREMLDLVVVDGVARGIVTRDLVTGKFETFASDAVVLCTGGYGNAYYLSTNAKACNVTAAWRCHKRGAYFANPCYTQIHPTCIPVSGGHQSKLTLMSESLRNDGRVWVPKNKDDLRSPDQIPDADRDYYLERRYPSYGNLAPRDVSSRAAKERCDAGYGVGPSKMSVYLDFSRAIKEDGESVIREKYGNLFHMYERITGENPYKVPMRIYPAVHYTMGGLWVDYNLQSNLPGLYVLGEANFSDHGANRLGASALMQGLADGYFVIPYTVGDHIATRKVKPVTTDRPEFQAALEGAKSRVESILKVNGTHSTEYFHRALGKIMWDYVGMARNEKGLLKAIDLISELREQFWQDVKVLGSGETLNQNLEHAGRVADFLEFSELLARDALHRDESCGGHFREEHQTEEGECARNDDEFSFVSAWEFQNVGTESILHKEPLTFVDAPFGVRSYK; encoded by the coding sequence ATGGTGACGGTCGCTGACACCCCATTGGACGGACGTTGTCCCGAGGGAGATATTGCCAGCCGCTGGGATCAGCGGAAACGTGATTTGAAGCTTGTTGCTCCGAACAATAAGCGAAAGTACACGATCATCGTCGTCGGCACCGGTCTGGCAGGTGGATCAGCCGCAGCCTCACTCGCGGAGCTGGGTTATAACGTCCTGTCATTCTGCATTCAGGATTCTCCCCGCAGGGCACATAGTATTGCCGCCCAAGGGGGGATCAATGCCGCCAAGAACTATCAGAACGATGGCGATTCCACCTGGCGACTGTTCTACGACACCGTCAAAGGTGGCGAATGGCGCGCCCGCGAGTCGAACGTCTATCGACTGGCAACACTGAGCACTTCGATTATCGATCAGTGTGTGGCCCAGGGGGTTCCCTTCGCTCGCGAGTACGGCGGTACTCTGGCCAACCGTTCGTTCGGTGGTGCCCAGGTCTCTCGAACGTTCTACTGTGGGGGCCAGACGGGTCAGCAGCTACTGCTGGGTGCCTACCAGGCAATGATGCGACAAGTGAACGGGGGCGGCGTCAAGCTGTTCACGCGGCGAGAAATGCTCGATCTGGTCGTCGTCGACGGAGTTGCCCGCGGAATCGTGACGCGAGACCTGGTGACAGGAAAATTCGAGACATTCGCCAGTGACGCTGTCGTGCTGTGCACCGGCGGATACGGCAATGCCTACTATCTCTCGACGAATGCCAAAGCCTGTAACGTCACTGCGGCCTGGCGGTGCCATAAACGGGGAGCTTATTTCGCAAACCCCTGCTACACACAGATTCATCCGACGTGCATCCCCGTCAGTGGCGGACATCAGTCCAAGCTGACCCTGATGAGCGAAAGTTTGCGAAACGACGGTCGCGTCTGGGTTCCCAAAAATAAAGACGACCTCCGTTCGCCTGATCAGATTCCAGACGCAGATCGCGATTACTATCTTGAGCGACGTTATCCCTCTTACGGCAACCTGGCCCCGCGCGACGTCTCATCGAGGGCGGCAAAAGAACGCTGCGACGCCGGGTATGGCGTGGGTCCGTCCAAGATGTCCGTCTACCTTGATTTCTCGCGAGCGATCAAGGAAGACGGAGAATCCGTCATTCGCGAAAAGTATGGAAACCTCTTCCATATGTACGAGCGGATCACGGGCGAAAACCCCTATAAGGTCCCCATGCGGATCTACCCCGCGGTGCATTACACGATGGGCGGACTGTGGGTCGACTATAACCTGCAGAGCAACCTACCCGGTCTGTACGTCCTGGGCGAGGCCAATTTCTCAGACCACGGGGCGAACCGCCTCGGTGCCAGTGCGCTGATGCAGGGACTGGCTGACGGCTACTTCGTGATTCCCTACACCGTGGGAGATCACATTGCCACCCGTAAGGTGAAGCCTGTCACAACTGATCGCCCCGAATTCCAGGCGGCACTCGAAGGGGCAAAGTCCCGAGTCGAGTCCATCCTCAAAGTCAACGGCACCCATAGCACCGAGTACTTCCATCGAGCCCTCGGAAAGATCATGTGGGACTATGTCGGTATGGCCCGCAACGAGAAAGGTCTGTTGAAGGCCATCGATTTGATTAGTGAACTTCGTGAGCAGTTCTGGCAGGACGTCAAGGTGCTCGGCAGCGGCGAAACCTTGAACCAGAATCTTGAACATGCCGGTCGCGTCGCTGACTTCCTGGAGTTTTCTGAACTCCTGGCCCGCGATGCCCTGCACCGAGATGAATCCTGCGGAGGCCACTTCCGGGAAGAACATCAGACAGAGGAAGGCGAGTGCGCACGCAACGATGACGAATTCAGTTTTGTATCGGCCTGGGAGTTCCAGAATGTCGGCACAGAATCAATTCTCCATAAAGAACCCCTGACCTTCGTGGATGCTCCGTTTGGCGTCCGAAGTTACAAATGA
- a CDS encoding HEAT repeat domain-containing protein, with protein MSHPYSYQISLHLLSAGARQPHRRYLFTVALTLAGWSLIAPNAAKGDLVKLLNGGEVRGKITAGIGSEGNIHLQSMTGATIVIESEQVQFVTTRPDIVEEYESRSRRIKDDAEAHWELAEWCRQRGLLPQREHHLRRVTELNPDNDKAQSLLGRVWHQGQWVDKDELMTSQGYVKYKNKYITPQELEVIENTADELERERGWFQKIKLWYGWLDGQHENRRPQGLTNLAAINDPNAAPAVMKFLSTDPRIDIRELAVKILVRTSGPKATTGLVKIALFDESLVIRTQALDGIGHDYAERAQNAFVKALKHESNAIVCRAANALGQIGDKSSIAPLIEALITVHHYQVAMDIPNNQTYSFSTDGNFSSNTPAVPLGVMEAVRAGRLLPPVFAQSPDAPQPLKKMVTVRIEHSNVEALTALSKLTQQNFGFDKRTWSLWWSAEKNASGKLKGKG; from the coding sequence ATGAGTCACCCCTATTCATATCAGATTTCTCTGCACTTGCTGTCCGCAGGAGCGCGACAACCTCACCGCCGGTATCTGTTCACCGTCGCACTGACACTGGCGGGGTGGTCGTTAATCGCCCCCAACGCCGCAAAGGGTGACCTTGTCAAATTGCTGAACGGAGGCGAAGTCCGCGGAAAGATCACGGCGGGGATTGGAAGCGAGGGGAATATCCATTTGCAATCGATGACGGGTGCCACCATTGTCATCGAAAGCGAACAGGTTCAGTTTGTGACGACAAGACCAGATATCGTCGAGGAGTACGAATCACGATCCCGACGAATCAAGGACGATGCAGAGGCTCATTGGGAGCTGGCGGAATGGTGTCGCCAGCGAGGCCTTCTTCCGCAGCGCGAACATCACTTGCGGCGAGTGACGGAACTGAACCCTGACAACGACAAGGCGCAGTCGCTGCTTGGTCGAGTCTGGCATCAGGGCCAGTGGGTCGACAAAGACGAGCTGATGACATCGCAGGGATACGTGAAGTACAAGAACAAGTACATCACACCTCAGGAACTGGAGGTCATCGAGAATACTGCGGATGAGCTGGAACGCGAACGGGGATGGTTTCAAAAGATTAAACTGTGGTACGGCTGGCTGGACGGACAGCATGAGAATCGCAGGCCACAAGGATTGACCAATCTGGCGGCAATCAACGACCCGAATGCAGCACCTGCCGTCATGAAATTCCTGTCAACGGACCCACGAATTGATATTCGCGAACTGGCAGTAAAAATTCTGGTGCGGACCTCTGGCCCCAAGGCCACAACCGGTCTCGTCAAAATTGCCCTGTTCGATGAATCACTGGTCATTCGAACTCAGGCCCTGGACGGGATCGGACATGACTACGCTGAACGGGCTCAGAATGCATTCGTCAAGGCGTTGAAACACGAATCCAACGCGATTGTCTGTCGTGCTGCGAACGCACTGGGCCAGATTGGGGACAAGAGCAGTATCGCGCCCTTGATCGAAGCACTCATCACTGTGCATCACTATCAGGTCGCCATGGATATCCCGAACAACCAGACCTACAGCTTCTCCACAGATGGCAATTTTTCGTCAAACACACCCGCAGTCCCTCTAGGGGTTATGGAAGCTGTCAGAGCAGGACGTTTGCTGCCACCGGTATTCGCTCAGTCACCTGATGCTCCGCAGCCGCTTAAAAAAATGGTGACTGTCCGCATCGAGCACAGCAATGTCGAGGCACTCACCGCATTAAGTAAATTGACTCAGCAAAACTTCGGCTTCGACAAACGAACCTGGAGCCTGTGGTGGTCGGCAGAAAAGAATGCCAGCGGGAAACTGAAGGGAAAAGGTTAA